Proteins from a single region of Vanessa cardui chromosome 13, ilVanCard2.1, whole genome shotgun sequence:
- the LOC124534767 gene encoding phosphate carrier protein, mitochondrial-like, giving the protein MAKKPNEEFSCEMFSNKFFILCGAGGATACGSTHTLLTPLDLVKCRLQVDPAKYKSIFRGFSISWSEGGAPNLVKGWAPTLIGYTLQGAAKFAGYEYFKYKFSTMVDEESAYLYRTYLYLAAAASAEFVADVFLAPFEAAKVRMQTTPGYTSQMRKAMPHMMATEGFGVFYKGLTPLWGRQVPYTMMKFSSFEKTLEYLYDNVVPKPREQCTKVEQLLVTFTAGYIAGVLCAIVSHPSDTIVSKLNKDPSASIGSILSEVGMFGIWRGLVARIIMIGTLTGLQWFIYDAFKVYTGMPRPPPAAMPESLRKKLAAKK; this is encoded by the coding sequence ATGGCGAAGAAACCAAACGAAGAATTCTCATGTGAGATGTTTAGTAACAAGTTCTTCATTTTGTGTGGAGCGGGAGGAGCCACAGCCTGCGGCAGCACACATACCCTACTAACGCCTTTAGATTTGGTAAAATGCAGGTTACAAGTCGACCCAGCAAAATACAAATCCATATTTAGGGGTTTCTCTATATCTTGGAGCGAAGGTGGTGCCCCAAACTTGGTTAAAGGCTGGGCACCTACACTCATCGGTTATACATTACAAGGAGCGGCAAAATTCGCAGGTTACGAATACTTCAAGTACAAATTTTCTACAATGGTCGACGAGGAAAGCGCTTATTTATATAGAACTTACTTATACTTAGCGGCAGCTGCATCTGCGGAGTTTGTAGCCGATGTTTTCTTAGCTCCATTTGAGGCGGCAAAAGTTAGGATGCAAACTACGCCTGGGTATACGTCTCAAATGAGGAAAGCGATGCCTCACATGATGGCTACTGAAGGATTCGGCGTTTTTTATAAAGGTCTAACGCCACTATGGGGTCGCCAAGTCCCATATACTATGATGAAATTTTCGTCTTTCGAAAAGACCTTGGAATATTTATATGACAATGTGGTGCCAAAGCCAAGAGAACAGTGCACGAAGGTCGAGCAATTACTAGTTACGTTTACCGCTGGATATATAGCTGGAGTGCTCTGCGCCATAGTATCACATCCATCTGATACCATCGTGTCCAAGTTGAACAAAGATCCGAGCGCATCGATCGGCAGTATTCTCTCCGAAGTGGGTATGTTCGGTATTTGGCGCGGGTTAGTGGCGCGTATCATCATGATTGGCACACTGACCGGCTTGCAGTGGTTTATATACGATGCATTTAAAGTTTACACTGGTATGCCACGACCTCCTCCAGCTGCAATGCCAGAATCTCTTAGAAAGAAATTGGCCGCCAAGAAGTAA